One stretch of Euphorbia lathyris chromosome 7, ddEupLath1.1, whole genome shotgun sequence DNA includes these proteins:
- the LOC136235618 gene encoding low affinity sulfate transporter 3 — MASDQTSELEQIDEANEIRRRERGNWVVNAPDPPGALQELISSVKEVVFPHRKSTSEQTKPRRVAMSMLHGLFPILRWGRNYRLSMFKNDFLAGLTLASLSIPQSIGYANLAKLDPQYGLYTSVVPPLIYAVMGSSRDIAIGPVAVVSMLLSSMIQTLQDPATDPVAYRNLVFTVTFFSGIFQALFGLFRLGFLIDFLSHAAVVGFMGGAAIVIGLQQLKGLLGITHFTTKTDVVSVLHSVFTSIHHPWNPLNFVLGCSFFIFLLFARFIGRKNKKMFWFPAIAPLVSVIISTLIVYLTKADKHGVNIVKHIKGGLDPISISDLQFKTPHLGQLAKIGLITAIIALTEAIAVGRSFASIKGYHLDGNKEMVAMGFMNIAGSFTSCYVATGSFSRTAVNFSAGCETVISNIVMAITVLLSLELFTRLLYYTPMAILASIILSALPGLINIHEAYHIWKIDKLDFLACIGAFFGVLFASIEIGLLAAVSISFGKIVLNSIRPGIEEVGRIPRTDIYGDINQYPMAIKSPGILSVRINSSFFCFANANFIRQRIMRWVTETDEEEEEEEEGEIKENRKERIQVVILDMSCVTNVDTAGIIALEELHKQMLLHETELIVASPRWEVMHKLKLSKFLDKIGRGRVFLTVAEAVAARMSIEYVKDNV, encoded by the exons ATGGCTTCAGACCAAACATCTGAACTTGAGCAGATTGATGAAGCAAATGAAATTAGGCGAAGAGAGAGAGGAAATTGGGTTGTAAATGCTCCTGATCCGCCAGGAGCATTGCAGGAGTTAATTTCTTCAGTAAAAGAAGTTGTTTTCCCACATCGAAAATCAACTTCTGAGCAAACTAAACCCAGAAGAGTTGCTATGTCTATGCTTCATGGCTTATTTCCGATCTTAAGATGGGGAAGGAATTACAGGCTTTCTATGTTCAAGAATGATTTCTTGGCAGGTTTAACACTTGCTAGCCTTAGTATCCCTCag AGCATTGGATATGCAAATTTAGCAAAACTTGATCCTCAGTACGGACTAT ACACGAGTGTTGTTCCTCCGTTGATTTACGCAGTAATGGGGAGTTCAAGAGACATAGCAATTGGGCCAGTAGCTGTTGTGTCAATGCTGCTTTCCTCCATGATTCAGACCTTGCAAGATCCTGCTACTGACCCTGTTGCTTACAGAAATTTGGTTTTTACCGTTACCTTCTTCTCCGGAATATTCCAAGCTTTATTCGGATTGTTTAG GTTGGGATTTCTGATAGACTTTCTATCACATGCTGCTGTAGTTGGATTCATGGGAGGTGCAGCCATTGTTATTGGTCTTCAGCAGCTAAAAGGACTGCTTGGAATAACTCATTTCACTACTAAAACAGATGTTGTCTCTGTTTTGCAttctgttttcacatccattcaCCATCCT TGGAACCCATTAAATTTCGTTTTGGGCTGTTCATTCTTCATCTTTCTCCTTTTCGCCAGGTTTATT GGGAGGAAAAACAAGAAGATGTTCTGGTTTCCAGCCATAGCACCACTTGTATCAGTAATAATATCTACTTTGATTGTGTACTTAACAAAAGCTGATAAACATGGTGTCAACATTGTCAAACACATCAAAGGTGGATTAGATCCTATTTCAATCTCTGATTTACAATTCAAAACTCCACATCTTGGACAATTAGCCAAAATTGGCTTAATTACTGCCATTATTGCTCTTACT GAAGCCATTGCTGTTGGAAGGTCATTTGCTTCAATAAAAGGGTACCATCTTGATGGCAACAAAGAAATGGTAGCCATGGGTTTCATGAATATTGCTGGATCTTTCACTTCATGTTATGTTGCTACAG GTTCATTTTCAAGGACGGCAGTGAATTTCAGTGCAGGATGCGAAACAGTAATATCGAATATAGTAATGGCAATTACAGTGTTATTGTCACTGGAATTATTCACAAGACTTCTGTATTATACTCCAATGGCTATTCTAGCTTCAATCATACTCTCTGCTCTTCCTGGACTTATCAACATACATGAAGCTTACCATATTTGGAAGATTGATAAACTTGACTTCCTTGCGTGCATTGGTGCTTTCTTCGGCGTCTTATTTGCATCTATTGAGATCGGTCTTCTAGCTGCG GTAAGCATCTCGTTTGGAAAGATAGTGTTAAACTCGATTAGACCCGGTATCGAAGAGGTTGGAAGAATTCCAAGAACAGATATATATGGTGACATAAATCAATATCCAATGGCTATTAAATCTCCGGGCATCTTATCTGTCCGAATTAACTCTTCCTTCTTCTGTTTTGCTAATGCTAATTTTATTAGACAAAG GATAATGAGATGGGTGACAGAaactgatgaagaagaagaagaagaagaagagggtgaaattaaagaaaacagaaaagaaagGATTCAAGTTGTAATTCTTGACATGTCCT GTGTGACAAACGTTGACACAGCAGGAATTATTGCACTAGAAGAGCTGCACAAGCAGATGTTGTTACATGAAACAGAA TTGATTGTAGCTAGCCCAAGATGGGAAGTGATGCACAAGCTAAAATTGTCAAAATTCCTAGATAAAATTGGAAGAGGAAGAGTATTTCTCACTGTAGCAGAAGCTGTAGCTGCAAGAATGAGTATAGAATATGTTAAAGATAATGTATAG